A single region of the Lotus japonicus ecotype B-129 chromosome 4, LjGifu_v1.2 genome encodes:
- the LOC130716165 gene encoding uncharacterized protein LOC130716165 — protein MRSEWLSHQSHNSIATSRNSDPTWKTPPAGFMKLNFDAGWAGEQGTGFGLVVRDDKGEFQVAATHYEEYRMDPLLAEAVSFRWALNMAVSWELDHLNFSSDCQQLVKAFQSPNDFPSLKHILLDCQQLVDSLNNFSLLFEYRQTNRVAHALAAESFLYQDCVWWGDPPLDILLHLAADFSN, from the coding sequence ATGAGGTCAGAATGGTTGAGCCACCAGTCACATAATAGCATTGCCACCTCAAGGAATTCTGATCCTACATGGAAAACTCCTCCTGCAGGTTTCATGAAACTCAATTTTGATGCAGGATGGGCTGGAGAACAGGGCACAGGTTTTGGACTAGTAGTTAGAGATGATAAAGGAGAGTTCCAAGTAGCTGCAACTCACTACGAGGAATACAGGATGGATCCTTTACTGGCAGAAGCTGTTAGCTTCAGATGGGCTCTGAATATGGCAGTTAGCTGGGAATTAGACCACTTGAATTTCTCTTCAGATTGCCAGCAGCTGGTAAAGGCTTTTCAAAGTCCCAATGACTTTCCCTCTTTGAAGCACATTCTCTTAGATTGCCAGCAACTAGTTGATAGTCTTAACAATTTCTCTTTACTGTTTGAATATAGACAGACTAATAGAGTAGCTCATGCCTTAGCTGCTGAGAGCTTTTTGTATCAAGACTGTGTATGGTGGGGCGATCCGCCTCTGGATATCCTATTACACCTGGCAGCAGACTTTTCTAATTAA